In Leptolyngbya sp. NIES-2104, the genomic window AGATGGAGATCTCCAAGCAGATATCGTCTGGCACAATGCCAACGGCGGTCAAGTCGCGATCTGGATGCTCAAAGATGCGAAAGTCGTTGGCGGGAACATCTTCACGGTCGGTACGGGTTGGAAACCTGTTGCAGCAGTCGATCTTAGTGGTGACAAGAAAGCGGACATCGTGTTTCACAATCCGCTCAACGGCGCAGTTGCGATTTGGCAAATGAATGGGGCAGCAGTTGTCACCGCGGCATCTTATGGACCTGGAACTTCATGGCAACCGCAATTCTTCGGCGATTTTAACGGCGATGGTCGAACCGATATTCAGTTTCGCAATACGTCTTCGGGGACATCAGCATTTTGGTTGATGGACGGTGTAAATGTCACGTATGGCTGGACAACGCCATCGGTTTCAGCAGATTGGCAAGTCGCGGGATTGGGTAATTTTGATGGCAGTGCGAACAAAGGAAACAAAGACCTGTTATGGCGCAACCGTCGCTCCGGAGAATTAGTCGTTTGGTTGATGAATGAAAGTGGACGCGACTTCGCGGCAGGGGGCGGATTCGTCAGTCGATCGGGACAAACCTACAACAGAGGTACAGACTGGACGGTTGCAGGCGTGGGTGACTTTAATAGCGATGGCAAAGAAGACATTCTTTATCGCAATGAAGCCCAAGGCAAGCAAGAGATTCTCCTGATGAACGGTTCCGCGATCGTCAATACTCAGTCCTTAAAAGACCTCGGTGGCAACTGGAAAGTCCAAGGACTGATGCAGCGGGAAGTGGAAGCCGTCCCGTTTGAAATTAGTGGTCGATCGCTTGCGGGTGGTTTTGTTTCTGCGACCGCATTTGACCTCGGTTTGATGGATGGAACCGCTACCTACAGAGATAGCGTCTCTCCTGGAAATCCTGATTACTTCAAATTCAGTGTAGGGTCTGAGTCGAATGTCACGCTGAGCGTGGCAGAAACAGGAGTCGCTTTGGAACTCTTCCGGGTCGCGGCGAATGGCTCACTTGAAGGAACCCCGATCGCGATCGCTCCTGAAATGCTTCTTAGCGGAGGAACTTATGCGGTCAAAGTGTCAGCTTCGATGCAAGCCGTTCGACCTTATGCGCTGAATGTCACAGGTCTGCCTAGAGTGACCGAGGTTTTAGGGGATGGATTTACACTGGTAAGCCCTTCGCTGGCACTTAATCCATCTTTGAACAACCCAGAGAACACAAAAGGTGTCTTCGAGAAGAACGTTGTGAATGCAACCTTCAAAGTTAAGAACGGTAGCTCCAAGGCAATTACCAATCTCGAAGTGGGTTTCCGCATCTCTCGTGATGGACAAATCAATCCAGTGAGTGGCTTAGATGCAACAGTGGATGTCGTATCGAATGATTCAACCTCTAGCGTCTTTACGATCGGTTCGTTAGGCGCAGGTGCAACAGGTGAATTTACAGTTCAGTTGCAGCTACCCGATACCGATGCTGCCTTCTGGTTTGTGGATGGTGAATACACGCTCGGTATGGTGGTTGATCCAAACAACAAACTGGCGGAAAGCAACGAAAACAACAACTTCAACGTTGATTTTGGAATTGACAAAGCGAGACTGCCAATCACCAAAACAGAGACGACCGAATTGATGGGAACGAGTCTGAGAGTAACGGGTGGAAGCTTCACGAAGCCTGCCGAGGAAGAGACGAAGACGATTACAGTGTCCTTCACGGTGAAGAATGCTGGAAACATTCCTGTCACCTCAGGAACCAGTCTGCCGATTCGCTTCTACCTCTCGACTGATCCCACGATCGACACGAGTGATGTGGGTCTGAGAACCAGAAATGCAGGAACAACGGACGGGTTCTTCCTCGACTACTTGTTACAGCCGACTGGCAATCAATCTGTTCTCGGTGCCAAACAAAGTAAGGAGTTGTCGATCGAATTGAGATTACCAGCTTTCGATTCAACTATCTGGGAGGAGAAAGCAGCAGGTAAACCGCTCTATCTCTCAGCTTGGATCGATCCGGCTGGTAACTCTGCAAAAGAAGCTGATACCACGAACAACAAACTTGATCCGGCTCTAGTCGGGGTGCCCGGTGATCTCATTGATCAGATTTATGTGATTCTCTAATCACTTCGCTCAACTGGGTCATATTCAGGGATGCTGTCACAGTGTCCCTGTTTTTTATTCTTCTTGAGCGATCGCGGGTAATGTACACTGCATCGAAATATCGTTTGTTTTTGGAAAAGTCGCTAGAAGTTGAGCAAGATACTGAGAATTAAAACTGCGGGGATCACTCCGCTGGCGCGATCGATCCACGAGTCGATGAGTCGTAATGCGATCGTTTGGAATACCTGTTTTCGCCACTAACCAAGCGAGCGATTGATACTGAGCGCGGGTATATCCACTATGTCTCGCTCCGTTCCCGCGTCCATCAGACGGCGTGACCAGCGAGATATGGTAAGCAAAATTATTAACTGAGGGTGGAAAGGCGGGATTTGTTTTCACCGCTTCGTTTCCTTTGTTGCCGTTGAAAGTGGAATTACCAGCACCGAAGGCACGTCGATTGGGCGGAACTAGATAAACAACGTTGCCGTTTTCACGAATCAACGTGTGATAGCTCACTTGATCATCGTCTCGTGGATGGGGTGTGCGGAAATAGTTAATCGCGGAACTTCCTGAGCCAACCGTTTCGTGCAGGACGATAATCGGTTCATTATTCACAGGGCGACCAGAGAGATCCTGCGTGAAGCGCCGTCCGAAGTTAGAGGGATGCGCGAGAGCAACCTCTTCTCTGGGTTGATAGATAGAATTTGGTGATGAGGCTTGCCGAAATCGGCTGAGGGGTGTTGTTCCTCGAATGGCAGGGAGATTTCTCAGCCTGCCTCCTCTAGGAATCGGTTTAATTGCACAGGCGCTGGAGAGGAGATTATTTGCCTCTTCAATGTCTTGCTGAAAACTCAGGAGTTGAGGCTCAGAGGGCTTGATCCGGAGACCATCGAGCCATTCAGCTTGCCCTGATTGAATGGCAATTAAAAATGTGGCGAATCCGGCAAGAACGATCGCAGAAACCTGAAAAAGCCTCTTCATGCGCTTGTGTGAGTTTGATCAGAGAGTGTTTGTAGTTGTGGAACAAGATAGAGTTTTTTTGGGTTTAGTTCCAGAGAGGAGTTAATCAGATTAAGCGTGATTTAGTATACGTTGTTAAGAGAAAAGTACGCAGAAAATCATCGTCTCTCCAGCTTTGCGACTCTATCTTCGAGTGCTTTAGTGCGATCGCGAGATTCGATCACTAAGGTCGCAAGTCGATCGAATTGGGCATCCGAAAATCTCGAAGGGCGAGATGGAATCGGAAGATTTGAGGGAGCAGGCACAGAAACACC contains:
- a CDS encoding FG-GAP-like repeat-containing protein; amino-acid sequence: MSSLIQNPLIPSTLSGTLDATTPRNTFQLDLRSFQGAAAANISLTGLSGDANLQVFREPTVAGGQKTSIGTSSNQGKLSESLLIGELDDKGNLINGLAPGLYTIEVSLANQVSSAVYQLNVAVNADANLNNIFWRNAPSSEAMNWKMNGVTIAGEPKYGDLPAQWQVQGAADLNDDGEDDLIWRDTINGSVVFWMFKGGEVIDGGAVGSSVPLDWQIAAVKDLDGDLQADIVWHNANGGQVAIWMLKDAKVVGGNIFTVGTGWKPVAAVDLSGDKKADIVFHNPLNGAVAIWQMNGAAVVTAASYGPGTSWQPQFFGDFNGDGRTDIQFRNTSSGTSAFWLMDGVNVTYGWTTPSVSADWQVAGLGNFDGSANKGNKDLLWRNRRSGELVVWLMNESGRDFAAGGGFVSRSGQTYNRGTDWTVAGVGDFNSDGKEDILYRNEAQGKQEILLMNGSAIVNTQSLKDLGGNWKVQGLMQREVEAVPFEISGRSLAGGFVSATAFDLGLMDGTATYRDSVSPGNPDYFKFSVGSESNVTLSVAETGVALELFRVAANGSLEGTPIAIAPEMLLSGGTYAVKVSASMQAVRPYALNVTGLPRVTEVLGDGFTLVSPSLALNPSLNNPENTKGVFEKNVVNATFKVKNGSSKAITNLEVGFRISRDGQINPVSGLDATVDVVSNDSTSSVFTIGSLGAGATGEFTVQLQLPDTDAAFWFVDGEYTLGMVVDPNNKLAESNENNNFNVDFGIDKARLPITKTETTELMGTSLRVTGGSFTKPAEEETKTITVSFTVKNAGNIPVTSGTSLPIRFYLSTDPTIDTSDVGLRTRNAGTTDGFFLDYLLQPTGNQSVLGAKQSKELSIELRLPAFDSTIWEEKAAGKPLYLSAWIDPAGNSAKEADTTNNKLDPALVGVPGDLIDQIYVIL
- a CDS encoding N-acetylmuramoyl-L-alanine amidase, translated to MKRLFQVSAIVLAGFATFLIAIQSGQAEWLDGLRIKPSEPQLLSFQQDIEEANNLLSSACAIKPIPRGGRLRNLPAIRGTTPLSRFRQASSPNSIYQPREEVALAHPSNFGRRFTQDLSGRPVNNEPIIVLHETVGSGSSAINYFRTPHPRDDDQVSYHTLIRENGNVVYLVPPNRRAFGAGNSTFNGNKGNEAVKTNPAFPPSVNNFAYHISLVTPSDGRGNGARHSGYTRAQYQSLAWLVAKTGIPNDRITTHRLVDRSRQRSDPRSFNSQYLAQLLATFPKTNDISMQCTLPAIAQEE